From one Basilea psittacipulmonis DSM 24701 genomic stretch:
- a CDS encoding YicC/YloC family endoribonuclease produces the protein MIHSMTAFANGTAQSNFGTLNIDLRSVNSRYLDLNIRLPEELNGLEAMIREKIASHLKRGKVEIKLNYQRRIDAVSYQLKDETLALFQALYQQALNKIPNTAPPSLNEMLNWQTQQKLPSETDEQWIALFNEAFEHAIQNFNANRLREGQRLATALFDYLEQMSQIITFLKSQLPDLLAQQKERMTQRLTETLNSVIALENLSQISGQELSLRINQEINIFSIRNDVAEEITRLESHIIEAKNILKNGSDSSGKRLDFLCQEMNRESNTLGSKSFSLEQTKASMDLKLFIDKIREQVQNIE, from the coding sequence ATGATTCATAGCATGACTGCTTTTGCCAATGGCACAGCCCAATCTAATTTTGGCACCTTAAACATTGACCTACGTTCTGTCAATAGTCGTTATTTGGATCTGAATATTCGTTTACCTGAAGAGTTAAATGGATTAGAGGCCATGATTCGTGAAAAAATCGCTTCTCATCTAAAAAGAGGAAAGGTTGAAATAAAACTGAACTACCAACGTCGTATTGATGCCGTATCTTATCAACTAAAAGATGAGACACTCGCTTTATTTCAAGCCCTTTATCAACAAGCACTAAACAAAATCCCCAACACAGCACCACCGAGCTTAAATGAAATGCTTAATTGGCAAACACAACAAAAACTGCCAAGTGAAACCGATGAACAGTGGATTGCTTTGTTTAATGAAGCATTTGAGCATGCTATCCAGAATTTTAACGCCAATCGTTTACGCGAAGGACAACGATTAGCCACCGCCCTATTTGACTATCTTGAGCAAATGAGTCAAATCATCACGTTTTTAAAATCCCAATTACCCGATTTATTGGCCCAACAAAAAGAACGTATGACACAGCGTTTGACCGAGACCTTAAATTCTGTCATTGCATTGGAAAATTTAAGTCAAATTTCAGGACAAGAATTGAGTTTACGCATCAATCAAGAAATCAATATTTTTTCGATTCGTAATGATGTGGCTGAAGAAATCACACGTTTAGAATCTCATATTATCGAGGCCAAAAACATCCTGAAAAATGGCTCAGATTCTAGTGGAAAACGATTAGATTTTCTATGTCAAGAGATGAATAGAGAGTCTAATACCTTAGGGTCAAAATCATTTTCTTTGGAGCAAACCAAAGCATCCATGGATCTGAAACTATTCATCGATAAAATTCGCGAGCAGGTCCAAAACATTGAATAA